In Amaranthus tricolor cultivar Red isolate AtriRed21 chromosome 3, ASM2621246v1, whole genome shotgun sequence, a single window of DNA contains:
- the LOC130808502 gene encoding uncharacterized protein LOC130808502 gives MYDRVSTNIHTPVGMTESFPIKVGLHQGPALNSFIFTVIMEEISKSIWKTVPLCMLFADDIVLVAETKEEANSKLEECREALEVKGLRISRTKTKYLRCNYSGTESIGEPESNREIDENVTNRIQAGWLKWRAATGVLCDKKIPKRLKGKFYRIAIKPTLLYGTECWPVKKIFEQRMKVIEMRMLKRCVVIL, from the exons atgtatgacagagtGTCGACTAACATACATACACCGGTGGGTATGACAGAGTCTTTCCCAattaaagtgggactacatcagggaCCAGCACTAAATTCTTTCATTTTTACGGTCATTATGGAAGAAATCTCTAAATCCATCTGGAAAACCGTACCATTGTGCATGCTTTTCGCCGACGATATAGTTTTGGTCGCAGAAACCAAGGAGGAggctaatagtaaattggaagagtgCAGGGAAGCCTTAGAGGTTAAGGGGTTGCGCATAAGCCGTACGAAGACAAAATACTTGCGATGCAATTACAGCGGGACAGAATCGATAGGGGAGCCAGAG AGTAATAGGGAGATTGATGAAAACGTTactaatcgtatacaagcgggttggcttaagtggcgagcagcaacTGGGGtactttgtgataaaaaaatcccgaagagattaaaaggtaaattttaccgcATTGCAATTAAGCCGACGTTGTTATACGGCACTgaatgttggcccgtaaagaagattttcgaaCAGAGGATGAAAGTaatagaaatgcgtatgctgaagAGATGTGTAgtaatactatga